One Georgenia wutianyii DNA segment encodes these proteins:
- a CDS encoding DinB family protein, whose amino-acid sequence MSEATGGLPELDWSILSVPTPRAMALGQLGFSWVELAGRLASVTQEEFTWEPRPGTLNVVRRGEERTPRTLGTGEWVAEWPGAEDHPGPRSIAWLVAHLTEAYFERWEWTFGERRRRRADAVVHGEVDAARAELARWVEAWRTGVESVDDEDFMTVGLSQATEIDAASPFGHLVLHMNRELIHHGAEIFVLTDLVRAAP is encoded by the coding sequence ATGAGCGAGGCCACCGGAGGACTGCCGGAGCTCGACTGGTCGATCCTGTCCGTGCCCACGCCCAGGGCGATGGCGCTCGGGCAGCTCGGCTTCTCCTGGGTCGAGCTCGCCGGGCGGCTGGCGAGCGTCACCCAGGAGGAGTTCACCTGGGAGCCGCGACCCGGCACGCTCAACGTCGTGCGCCGCGGTGAGGAGCGCACGCCGCGCACCCTGGGCACGGGGGAGTGGGTCGCCGAGTGGCCCGGCGCCGAGGACCACCCCGGCCCGCGCAGCATCGCCTGGCTCGTCGCCCACCTCACCGAGGCGTACTTCGAGCGGTGGGAGTGGACGTTCGGCGAGCGGCGCCGGCGCCGTGCCGACGCCGTCGTCCACGGCGAGGTCGACGCAGCCCGCGCCGAGCTCGCCCGCTGGGTCGAGGCGTGGCGCACCGGGGTGGAGTCCGTCGATGACGAGGACTTCATGACGGTGGGCCTGAGCCAGGCGACCGAGATCGACGCCGCCTCACCCTTCGGGCACCTCGTCCTCCACATGAACCGTGAGCTCATCCACCATGGCGCGGAGATCTTCGTCCTCACCGACCTGGTCCGTGCCGCTCCCTGA
- the dxs gene encoding 1-deoxy-D-xylulose-5-phosphate synthase: MSQLGRIRRPADLRSLTTSELEVLAEEVRDYLVESVAKTGGHLGPNLGVVELTLAVHRVFTSPRDRIVFDTGHQAYVHKLLTGRQDFAELRKEGGISGYPSRSESEHDIVENSHASTALSWADGIARAHELTGQTDRHVVAVIGDGALTGGMAWEALNNIAEAQDRRLVIIVNDNGRSYAPTIGGLAHHLDALRTARGYEKVLGWGKRALQRSGPPGRVTYDALHGLKKGMKDVLAPQGLFEDLGIKYIGPVDGHDLPAMEFALRRAKAFGSPVIVHAITEKGRGYTPAMEDVADRFHAVGVIHPETGLPVTPSRFGWTSVFAEEIVEIARQRSDVVAVTAAMLAPVGLAPMAEEFPDRVIDVGIAEQHALTAAAGMAFAGLHPVVALYATFLNRAYDQLLMDVALHRAGVTIVLDRAGITGDDGASHNGMWDLALLRTVPRLRLAAPRDEATLRAELREAVEVDDAPTVVRYPKGSLPGPLPAIGREGSVDVLTRTAGDGGPRTLVVGVGAMAPTAVAVGQALEAQGIGSTVVDPRWVLPVSEDLLDLAAKHDLVVVIEDGLGTGGIGSAVRDALAEAGHAVPVQTHGLPHEFLEHASRASIVERYHLQAQDVARQAAGAVAALTAAHDVVEHEPRA, encoded by the coding sequence ATGAGCCAGCTCGGACGCATCCGCAGGCCCGCTGACCTGCGCTCCCTCACCACCTCCGAGCTCGAGGTGCTGGCCGAGGAGGTGCGCGACTACCTCGTCGAGTCCGTCGCGAAGACCGGCGGGCACCTCGGCCCGAACCTCGGGGTTGTCGAGCTCACCCTCGCCGTCCACCGCGTCTTCACCTCCCCGCGCGACCGGATCGTCTTCGACACCGGACACCAGGCCTACGTCCACAAGCTCCTCACCGGGCGACAGGACTTCGCCGAGCTGCGCAAGGAGGGCGGCATCTCGGGCTACCCGAGCCGCTCGGAGTCCGAGCACGACATCGTCGAGAACTCCCACGCCTCGACGGCGCTGTCCTGGGCCGACGGGATCGCCCGCGCCCACGAGCTCACCGGGCAGACCGACCGGCACGTCGTCGCGGTCATCGGTGACGGCGCCCTCACCGGCGGTATGGCCTGGGAGGCGCTGAACAACATCGCCGAGGCGCAGGACCGCCGTCTCGTCATCATCGTCAACGACAACGGCCGCTCCTACGCGCCGACGATCGGCGGCCTGGCCCACCACCTCGACGCGCTGCGCACCGCGCGCGGCTACGAGAAGGTCCTCGGCTGGGGCAAGCGCGCACTCCAGCGCAGCGGCCCGCCCGGACGGGTCACCTACGACGCCCTCCACGGCCTGAAGAAGGGCATGAAGGACGTCCTCGCCCCGCAGGGCCTCTTCGAGGACCTCGGCATCAAGTACATCGGCCCCGTCGACGGCCACGACCTGCCCGCCATGGAGTTCGCGCTGCGTCGCGCCAAGGCGTTCGGCAGCCCGGTCATCGTCCACGCCATCACCGAGAAGGGCCGCGGGTACACCCCGGCCATGGAGGACGTCGCCGACCGCTTCCACGCCGTCGGCGTCATCCACCCCGAGACCGGCCTGCCCGTCACGCCCTCGCGCTTCGGCTGGACGTCGGTGTTCGCCGAGGAGATCGTCGAGATCGCCCGGCAGCGCAGCGACGTCGTCGCGGTCACCGCCGCCATGCTCGCCCCCGTCGGCCTCGCCCCGATGGCCGAGGAGTTCCCCGACCGCGTCATCGACGTGGGCATCGCCGAGCAGCACGCGCTCACGGCCGCCGCCGGGATGGCCTTCGCCGGACTGCACCCCGTCGTCGCCCTCTACGCGACGTTCCTCAACCGCGCCTACGACCAGCTCCTCATGGACGTCGCGCTCCACCGCGCGGGCGTCACCATCGTCCTGGACCGCGCCGGCATCACCGGCGACGACGGCGCCAGCCACAACGGCATGTGGGACCTCGCGCTCCTGCGGACGGTGCCGCGCCTGCGCCTGGCCGCGCCGCGTGACGAGGCCACCCTGCGCGCCGAGCTGCGCGAGGCCGTCGAGGTCGACGACGCCCCCACGGTCGTGCGCTACCCGAAGGGCTCGCTGCCCGGGCCGCTGCCCGCGATCGGGCGCGAGGGCAGCGTGGACGTCCTCACCCGCACCGCCGGCGACGGCGGACCACGCACGCTCGTCGTCGGTGTGGGCGCCATGGCGCCCACTGCCGTCGCCGTCGGGCAGGCGCTGGAGGCCCAGGGCATCGGCTCCACCGTCGTCGACCCCCGCTGGGTGCTTCCGGTGAGCGAGGACCTCCTCGACCTGGCCGCCAAGCACGACCTCGTCGTCGTCATCGAGGACGGTCTGGGCACCGGCGGGATCGGCAGCGCCGTGCGCGACGCCCTCGCCGAGGCCGGGCATGCCGTCCCGGTCCAGACCCACGGCCTGCCGCACGAGTTCCTCGAGCACGCCAGCCGCGCCTCGATCGTCGAGCGCTACCACCTGCAGGCCCAGGACGTCGCCCGCCAGGCGGCCGGCGCCGTCGCCGCACTCACCGCCGCGCACGACGTCGTCGAGCACGAGCCTCGCGCCTGA